The DNA segment ACCAAAACGCAAAAGCCGGTGACCCCTTGCTGGCAAAAAAAGCAGCCAACAAGACAAAAGGGGTGGTCGGTAACACCGGAAGAACCACGCCAACAAACGCAAAAGCCATTGAAATATACGCAAGTATACGGTATCCAGTTTTTCGATAGCGACTACTCATAGTACTGATCTCACAACGATTAAACCATGACTTAAGTATAGCGTTGATCCGTGAACCGGTCTGCCGAGACGGCTCAGACAATTGCGCTATTGGCCCGAAAAAGCTTTTTTTCCTCTTGTTACTCACAGCTACTTTAAAACATTTATTTTACAGATTTCTTTAAGGTGGGCCTAATTTTTTTCTGCCCTGCCACTGATCTAACGGGTGTGCACTCCAAAGTCAGGCAAATCTACCCCGCTGTGGGTATCGGATTTTACGCACCGGTCTGCGATAATCTGTGCTATACCTTTTAGATGACTTAAACTGGCTGCCACGGGAAATGTGCCAATGTCCAACAATAAACTGACGGATCGCTTCGGCCGCACCATTAATTATGTACGTTTATCAGTGACCGACCGTTGCGACTTGCGCTGCGTTTATTGCATGGCGGAAGACATGACCTTCCTGCCCCGCCAACAAGTGCTCACCCTGGAAGAAATCGCAAGGTTGGCCCGTAATTTTGTGCAACTGGGTACAGAAAAAATACGCCTAACCGGCGGTGAACCACTGGTCCGCAGAGGCATTATTGATTTGGTAACAGA comes from the Marinobacter psychrophilus genome and includes:
- a CDS encoding YbaN family protein, with product MSEPSRQTGSRINAILKSWFNRCEISTMSSRYRKTGYRILAYISMAFAFVGVVLPVLPTTPFVLLAAFFASKGSPAFAFWLDNHPKFGPIILQWRARQAIPASAKVMACSMMTLSWGFLFWGGATPLVLVIVGITLVAVACYLLTRPTY